A stretch of Alkalicella caledoniensis DNA encodes these proteins:
- the sigH gene encoding RNA polymerase sporulation sigma factor SigH, with amino-acid sequence MTAKKRFEAEDMTDESIAILACQGDIQATEYIINKYKNFVRSKARSYFLIGADREDIIQEGMIGLYKAIRDFKGDKLTSFKSFAELCVTRQIITAIKTATRQKHIPLNSYVSLNKPIFDEDSDRTLLDILSGIKITDPEELMINQEEYIDIEKKMGEILSGLERKVLMLYLEGKSYQEIAEELRRHVKSIDNALQRVKRKLERYLEVRDI; translated from the coding sequence TTGACTGCTAAAAAAAGATTTGAAGCTGAAGATATGACAGATGAGAGTATCGCCATATTAGCTTGTCAGGGTGACATACAGGCGACTGAATATATTATCAACAAATACAAAAATTTTGTCCGTTCTAAAGCCAGATCCTATTTTTTAATAGGTGCAGATAGAGAAGACATAATTCAAGAGGGTATGATTGGTCTTTATAAGGCAATAAGGGATTTTAAAGGTGACAAATTAACATCCTTTAAATCCTTCGCAGAGCTATGTGTCACAAGACAAATAATTACTGCTATAAAAACCGCTACAAGGCAAAAACATATACCTTTGAACTCGTACGTTTCCTTAAACAAACCAATATTTGATGAGGATTCAGATCGCACTCTTTTAGATATACTATCAGGTATCAAAATTACTGACCCTGAAGAACTGATGATAAATCAAGAGGAGTATATCGACATAGAGAAAAAGATGGGTGAGATTTTAAGTGGTTTAGAAAGAAAGGTTTTGATGCTATATCTAGAAGGGAAATCCTATCAGGAAATAGCAGAAGAGCTCAGAAGACACGTAAAGTCAATAGACAATGCTCTTCAAAGAGTTAAACGAAAGTTAGAGCGTTACTTAGAGGTCAGGGATATTTAA
- the rlmB gene encoding 23S rRNA (guanosine(2251)-2'-O)-methyltransferase RlmB, with the protein MKEDIVYGKNSVKELLQSERPINKIHIQKGFKEQKIVDLAKNADILIKWCDKTLLDKITENGNHQGIAAMVSPKAYTDIDVILKNIEEKGQEGFLVILDSLEDPHNLGSIIRTGDGAGVDGIIIPKHRAVPLTFTVAKVAAGALEHVPVAQVTNLSQTIELLKAKGYWIFGADMDGTEYYKADLKGKICLVIGGEGKGIGQLVKKHCDVILSIPLKGEVSSLNAGVAAGILMYEVVKQRNS; encoded by the coding sequence ATGAAAGAAGATATAGTATATGGTAAAAACTCCGTAAAAGAATTATTACAAAGTGAGAGGCCTATAAACAAGATTCATATACAAAAGGGCTTCAAAGAACAAAAAATAGTAGATCTTGCTAAAAATGCAGATATACTTATTAAATGGTGTGATAAAACATTACTAGATAAAATAACAGAAAACGGAAATCATCAAGGTATTGCTGCAATGGTTAGCCCAAAAGCCTACACAGATATCGACGTGATTTTAAAGAATATAGAAGAAAAAGGGCAAGAAGGATTTTTAGTAATACTAGACTCCCTTGAAGACCCCCATAATTTAGGTTCTATAATTCGAACAGGGGATGGAGCAGGAGTAGACGGTATAATAATACCCAAGCATAGAGCTGTACCCCTTACATTCACAGTGGCCAAAGTGGCGGCCGGCGCTTTAGAGCATGTTCCAGTTGCTCAAGTGACCAACCTATCACAAACAATAGAACTTTTGAAAGCAAAAGGATACTGGATATTTGGCGCCGACATGGATGGAACTGAGTACTATAAAGCAGATCTCAAAGGGAAAATCTGCTTAGTTATCGGGGGAGAAGGAAAGGGAATAGGGCAATTAGTTAAAAAACATTGTGACGTAATCTTGAGCATTCCTCTAAAAGGCGAAGTATCTTCCTTAAATGCAGGGGTTGCTGCTGGTATACTCATGTATGAAGTAGTAAAACAAAGAAATTCATAA
- the thyX gene encoding FAD-dependent thymidylate synthase translates to MKVELLNFTPNCEELVAAAARLCYSADDIEDILKKMEGEKGRKLIEKLLSLGHQSPFEHISFSFGISGVSRALTHQLVRHRIASYSQKSQRYVAEKNFEFITPPSIKQNQEANDIYEKLMEQIGEAYERIVELGVSKEDARYTLPNSCETKIIVTMNARSLFNFFHHRACVRAQWEIRTMANEMLKKVKEVAPSVFKYAGASCDTLGFCPEGTMCCGKAPTLEAIKG, encoded by the coding sequence ATGAAAGTGGAACTACTGAATTTTACGCCTAACTGTGAGGAGTTAGTAGCGGCAGCTGCTAGGCTTTGTTACTCTGCTGATGACATCGAAGATATACTCAAAAAAATGGAGGGTGAAAAGGGGAGAAAACTTATCGAAAAGTTATTATCCTTAGGTCATCAATCTCCTTTTGAACATATTAGCTTTAGTTTTGGCATAAGCGGTGTTAGCCGAGCGTTGACCCATCAACTAGTTAGACATAGAATAGCTAGCTATTCGCAAAAATCCCAAAGATATGTTGCAGAAAAGAATTTTGAATTTATAACTCCGCCATCTATCAAACAAAATCAAGAGGCAAATGATATATATGAAAAACTCATGGAACAAATAGGGGAAGCATATGAAAGAATCGTTGAGTTAGGTGTATCAAAGGAAGATGCCAGATATACCTTACCAAATAGCTGTGAAACAAAAATAATAGTTACAATGAACGCTAGATCATTATTTAACTTTTTTCACCACAGGGCATGTGTTAGGGCTCAATGGGAAATACGTACTATGGCAAATGAAATGCTTAAGAAAGTTAAGGAAGTTGCACCAAGTGTATTTAAATATGCTGGGGCAAGCTGTGACACACTAGGTTTTTGTCCAGAAGGTACAATGTGTTGCGGGAAAGCTCCCACATTGGAGGCGATTAAAGGATGA
- a CDS encoding Mini-ribonuclease 3 has translation MNKSQLEKEIPVLALAFVGDSVYDTYIRSMLLRSGKYKPNLLHKRAEKFNKATSQSIAFLRIQNELEEIELNIALRGRNVKGNSFPKSATVAEYKNATGLEAVMGYLYLNNNFGRIETLMSRIVEIIQGEED, from the coding sequence TTGAATAAAAGTCAACTTGAAAAAGAAATCCCTGTACTAGCCCTAGCTTTTGTAGGGGATTCAGTTTATGACACATATATTAGATCTATGTTATTAAGAAGTGGTAAATATAAGCCGAACTTACTTCATAAAAGAGCTGAAAAATTTAACAAAGCAACCTCTCAAAGTATTGCTTTTTTAAGGATTCAAAATGAACTTGAAGAGATAGAGCTTAACATTGCACTAAGGGGAAGGAATGTAAAGGGAAATTCCTTTCCTAAAAGTGCTACAGTAGCTGAATACAAAAATGCTACAGGGTTAGAGGCTGTAATGGGTTACCTTTACTTAAATAACAATTTTGGGCGAATAGAGACATTGATGAGCCGCATTGTGGAAATAATACAAGGGGAGGAAGACTAA
- the cysS gene encoding cysteine--tRNA ligase, which translates to MKVYNTLEKKLEKFKTIEENKVRMYVCGPTVYNYFHIGNARTFLMFDVIRQYLVQRGYDVNYVQNFTDIDDKLIVKANEMGVTVKELAEDMIVNYFEDARSLRIKDAITHPKATENIEQIIDIIQGLIKKGLAYQGGEDVFFDTQKFYGYGKLSGQNLEKLESGSRIEVDRNKKNPLDFVLWKAAKPSEPKWDSPWGEGRPGWHIECSAMSRRYLGESIDIHGGGEDLAFPHHENEIAQSEGLSDKPFSKYWLHIGFLQIENKKMGKSEGNSLMVRDLRKKFTPLALRFFLMSAHYRSPINFSDELLESAERSVERINTCYTNLQHAIKSSAMVSQNQIETKNETETVKRVDSLIEKYYTVMDNDFNTADGLSILFELVREVNTYLKEGSNINTLNHMQTAFETLNFCFDLIQEKDSKNLEEEIESLIEERQLARKERDFQKADAIRNQLLDKGIILEDTPSGVRWKFVE; encoded by the coding sequence ATGAAAGTTTATAACACTTTAGAAAAAAAACTTGAAAAATTCAAGACCATAGAAGAGAATAAAGTGAGGATGTACGTATGTGGCCCCACTGTTTATAATTACTTTCATATTGGAAATGCACGGACATTTCTAATGTTTGATGTTATTCGTCAATATTTAGTACAAAGGGGCTATGATGTAAACTACGTACAAAATTTTACTGACATAGACGATAAGCTTATAGTAAAAGCAAATGAGATGGGAGTTACCGTAAAGGAACTTGCAGAGGATATGATAGTAAATTACTTTGAAGATGCAAGATCCTTAAGAATCAAAGACGCTATCACACATCCAAAAGCCACTGAAAATATCGAACAAATCATTGATATAATCCAAGGTTTGATCAAAAAAGGCTTAGCATACCAAGGTGGTGAAGATGTATTTTTTGACACACAGAAATTTTATGGATACGGAAAATTATCTGGCCAAAACCTAGAAAAACTGGAATCAGGGTCAAGGATAGAAGTAGACCGCAACAAAAAAAACCCATTGGATTTTGTGCTTTGGAAAGCAGCAAAGCCCAGTGAACCGAAATGGGATAGCCCATGGGGTGAAGGAAGACCAGGATGGCATATAGAATGCTCCGCTATGTCTAGAAGATACCTAGGTGAATCCATAGACATACATGGAGGTGGAGAAGACCTGGCATTCCCCCACCATGAAAACGAGATAGCTCAAAGTGAGGGACTCTCAGACAAACCGTTTTCTAAGTACTGGTTACACATTGGATTTTTGCAAATTGAAAATAAAAAAATGGGCAAGTCAGAAGGAAATAGCTTAATGGTAAGGGATTTGAGGAAAAAATTTACCCCATTAGCACTGAGATTTTTCCTTATGTCAGCACATTACAGAAGTCCCATAAATTTCAGTGATGAATTACTAGAATCCGCTGAACGTAGCGTGGAAAGGATAAACACGTGCTATACTAACTTACAGCATGCTATTAAATCTTCCGCAATGGTATCTCAAAATCAAATAGAAACTAAAAATGAAACTGAAACTGTAAAAAGGGTTGACAGTTTGATTGAAAAATACTATACAGTAATGGATAACGATTTTAACACCGCAGATGGGTTAAGTATACTCTTCGAATTGGTAAGAGAAGTAAATACTTATTTAAAAGAGGGAAGTAATATTAATACTCTAAACCACATGCAAACAGCCTTTGAAACACTAAATTTTTGTTTTGACCTAATACAGGAAAAGGACTCTAAAAATCTTGAGGAAGAAATAGAAAGTTTAATAGAGGAAAGACAATTAGCTAGAAAAGAAAGAGATTTTCAAAAAGCTGATGCCATAAGAAATCAGTTGCTGGATAAAGGAATAATCCTAGAAGATACGCCCAGCGGGGTGAGGTGGAAGTTTGTTGAATAA